The window TCCTTGTTCTTCATAATTATGTGCAACACGTAAAACTTCAATTGATTTACCACTGTTCATTGTGCCATAACGGAAATACAATTTTGCCAAGCTGGGCCATTCCCCTCTACGGATGTAATAAATGTTATATGGTGAAAAAGTAAGTAGCGGTCATACTATCGAGCTCTGCCAGTTTAACGGCGGATTGAAAGCTTGCTTCTGAGGCGAGCTTATCGCCGATCAGTGGCTGTTTCTTGTAAGGCTTTCGAATTTTGACTTCTATACTGCCTGGAACAGGCTCCCTATTGATTTGAATCCGTTGGGGCTCGTACATCAGCACATGGATGATTTCCCTGGAAGTCGCATTATTACTCTGCAAAAGCTCCTGGATCAATTCGTGATCCATAAGGGAAGGAATGCGTTCCTTCATACCAGGGTTCGACTCGCAGTGATGAGCAGCGGCCTTGGCCAGCAGAGCATCCATCGCAAGAAACTGTGGGTTCAGAAAGAGTCTGTGGTCCTCGACAACCGCATGAACGAGCGCAGCAGCCGTATCTTCGTCAGCTTCCACATAATGACCGCGCAAGCGAAGCCCTTTGACAATCTCAGAGGGTGGACGTACTTGTTGTCCGGCATAATAAGTATCTCTTAGAAAGCTATCCAGATGATCGAGCCCGAGCAGCGTAGTTTTATTCGTAAGAGGGCTATCTTGATGCAAAATATCCACAATCGACGGTGGCGAAATGCCATGCTTGATGAGAATATCAGCAACGACGCCGCGCCTAATCAATTGCTCCGTCTGCTGATGATGATCGTACCCAAGTGTTCTCTCAACCGCATGGGAGAAAGGCAAGTGTCCAATATCATGAAGAAGCGCAGCAATACGCAGATGAGGTTCATCTGGGCAAAAGTGAGCCATCAATGACCAGACGCCTACGGTATGTTCAAAACGGGAATGTGTCATCGGTGAAAAAAGCGCAGATGCCCCGAAGTGATGCAGAAACTTCAGACGGCGAACCGGCTGCGACCGGAAAAGCTCAACTTCAATCGGATGGGCATTCATTTGCCATTGATAGAGAGGCTCCCAGATCGTTCCGGTTGAAAAAGTATGCTGTATACTCAAAACAGAGTTCCTCCTAGGCTGTGGAATCTGGATGTATGTTCATTGCAGCGGTATAAGCTATCATAGCATGAAACATAGAAAGTTTGCTATCATGGTCCTATGAAAAAGAAACTCAAAACTTGGCTTTGGATACTCGTCGCTTTGTTCCTAATCATCCTGTTTTACTTTTCTTTCATGAGTTGGAAAGTTAACTATACTTGGAAACATTCCCATGGAACTCCTAGTGATTGTATCATTATTCTAGGCGCTGCGGTATGGGATGGCAAGCCGAGTCCGGCTTTACGTGAGCGATTGGATATTGCGGTGGAGGCTTACAGCAGCGGATTAGCTCCGAATATTATTGCCAGTGGGGGGATAGGCGGCAGTGAACCCTCTGAAGCTGTAACGATGAAACGTTATTTAATGGAGAAAGGAGTACCGGAGCGGGCCATCCTTTTAGAGGAGAGGTCACGAAGCACCATGGAGAATTTACAGAACAGTCAAGCGATTATGATGGAAAAAGGATATCGGACAGCGGTGATTGTAACGCATGGCTTCCATGCTTATCGGGCATCTCTGATGGCGAGAAGCCTGGGAATGACATCGACGGTGGAGCCGGTTCAGATTCGTCCGCTTTCATTGACGTACTATACGTTAAGGGAGTGTGCAGGCATTGCTATCTTTACACTGGAATCTATTATAATGAAACCCTTTTCATATTAATTATTTTTGAATTGAACTATAGGATATCAAGTGTTAATATAATATAAAAAATATTGAGAATATTTCATCTAATTAATTGGCTTGGTTTAGGTGGAATAGACATTCGCGTGTCATCACTTTTTAGCGCTTTAACGCGTGCGTCCAAGGGTAAACGACTCCATCGTCCAACAAGGACGAAGAGTACAACCAAAAACGAGGGAAGAAAGGTTGCACAACATGACTAAAATTGGATTACCTCCCAAACAGGGATTGTACGATCCGGGGTTTGAGCATGATGCGTGCGGTATTGGCTTTGTTGCCAATATCAAAGGTGTCAAATCACATGAAATCGTCAAGCAGGCGCTTCGTGTCCTTTGTAATTTAGAACATCGCGGTGGTCAAGGCAGTGAAACGAATACGGGTGACGGGGCAGGCTTATTGATGCAAATCCCGGATACGTATCTTCAGTTCGCTTGTGTGGATGAGAATATAAAGCTCCCTGCTGCTGGCAGCTATGGTGTCGGTATGGTTTATTTACCTCAGGATTTGGAGGCACGCCAAGCATGTGAGAGTATAATTGAGCGAATTGTCAAACAAGAAGGGCAGCAATTCCTCGGATGGAGAACCGTTCCAACGGACAATAGTTCTTTGGGAGATTCCGCTAAGTCAGCAGAACCGTTTGTACGCCAAGTCTTTATCGGTCAAAGTGAAGATGTAACGAGCAACTTGGATTTTGAACGTAAGCTATATATTATTCGTAAGCTATCTGAGAACGCTATCAAATTATCTCATCGTGAATCGCAATTTTACTATTCTAGCTTGTCTAGCAGAACGATTGTTTATAAAGGAATGTTAACGCCTGAGCAAGTTGACGCTTATTACATTGAATTGCAAGATGAGAAAGTAGACTCCGCACTCGCACTCGTTCATTCCCGCTTTAGTACGAACACATTCCCGAGCTGGGAACGTGCACATCCGTACCGCTATTTGATTCATAATGGTGAAATTAATACCCTGCGCGGCAATGTGAATTGGATGCATGCCCGTCAGGCTATGTGCGAAACCGAATTATTCGGCGAAGATTTCAAACGCATTCTTCCTGTTATTGATACCGATGGCTCCGATTCACAAATGTTTGATAATACATTAGAATTCCTCATGCTTTCTGGACGTTCGCTGCCGCATGCAGCGATGATGATGGTGCCAGAACCTTGGTCCAAACACGAAACGATGGACGATGAGAAGAAGGCTTTCTATGAGTACCACAGTACACTGATGGAGCCGTGGGATGGTCCAGCAGCCATTGCTTTCACAGATGGCAGTCAAATTGGAGCCATCCTTGACCGTAATGGCTTGCGTCCAGCGCGTTACTATGTAACGACCGATGATTTCATTGTTCTGGCTTCTGAAGTAGGTGTCTTGGATATTGAGCCGGAGCGTATTTTGTACAAAGATCGTCTCAGACCTGGACGTATGCTGCTTGTTGATACGATCGAAGGCCGCATCGTAACCGATGAGGAAATCAAAAGCCGTATCGCTGGCGAACAGCCTTACCGTGATTGGTTGAACGAGCACCTCGTTTCCCTTGAAGACTTAGAAGATGCGCCAATCGTGCTCGGTTCCGACCATGACACGGTACTGCAGCGTCAGCATGCATTTGGTTATACCTTCGAACAACTGCGTAAGACACTGGAGCCAATGGCCAAAACGGGTGTAGACCCCATTGGTTCAATGGGTACGGATGCACCGCTTGCCGTGCTTTCCGATCGACCGCAGCTGCTATATAACTACTTTAAGCAATTGTTTGCGCAGGTTACCAACCCGCCGATCGATGCGAATTTCGAAGAAATTATTACAGCTCAAGGCACTACAATCGGTCCTGAGCGTAACCTGATTAACCCTGAACCCGAGAGCTGTCGACAAATACGTTTGCAATCGCCATTCCTCTCCAATGAAGAGCTGGCGAAGCTGCGTCATATTAAGCGCAATGGCTTCAAAACGGTTACTTTGCCTACGTTATTCGAGGCAGCCGAAGGCACAGAGGGTCTGGAAAGTGCGATGCAAGCCCTTTATGCAGCGGCTGATCAAGCCATTGTGGAAGGCGCTTCGCTGATCATTCTTTCGGACCGTGGTGTAGATAGCCGTAAGGCACCTATTCCGGCGCTGCTTGCGACTTCGGGTCTCCATCACCATTTGATTCGCCAAGGCACACGGACCAAAGTTAGTTTGCTTGTAGAGTCGGGCGAACCGCGTGAAGTGCACCATTTTGCTTTGCTGCTCGGTTATGGCGCAGGGGCTATTAACCCATATCTCGCGTTGGAAACGTTAGACGACATGATAGGGCGCAAGCAGCTTGTTGGCGTTGATCTTGAGAAAGCAACGTATAACTA is drawn from Paenibacillus sp. V4I7 and contains these coding sequences:
- a CDS encoding YdcF family protein — translated: MKKKLKTWLWILVALFLIILFYFSFMSWKVNYTWKHSHGTPSDCIIILGAAVWDGKPSPALRERLDIAVEAYSSGLAPNIIASGGIGGSEPSEAVTMKRYLMEKGVPERAILLEERSRSTMENLQNSQAIMMEKGYRTAVIVTHGFHAYRASLMARSLGMTSTVEPVQIRPLSLTYYTLRECAGIAIFTLESIIMKPFSY
- a CDS encoding HD domain-containing protein — its product is MSIQHTFSTGTIWEPLYQWQMNAHPIEVELFRSQPVRRLKFLHHFGASALFSPMTHSRFEHTVGVWSLMAHFCPDEPHLRIAALLHDIGHLPFSHAVERTLGYDHHQQTEQLIRRGVVADILIKHGISPPSIVDILHQDSPLTNKTTLLGLDHLDSFLRDTYYAGQQVRPPSEIVKGLRLRGHYVEADEDTAAALVHAVVEDHRLFLNPQFLAMDALLAKAAAHHCESNPGMKERIPSLMDHELIQELLQSNNATSREIIHVLMYEPQRIQINREPVPGSIEVKIRKPYKKQPLIGDKLASEASFQSAVKLAELDSMTATYFFTI